The Planctomycetia bacterium sequence GCATGAGACTTGATGGAATTAATTCTTTTAATAATTCATGCTCAAGAAAAAGAAGATCAACGTAGATTCGTTTCAACAATATAGGGTAGATAGGTAAAATCAACTCTTCACAATCAAACTGGTCGGCCCACAAAAAATCCACGAATTACTGCGATCAATACCAACAACAGTGTAGTGCCCACAAGACAGATGAAGATGATCCACTGTGCCAGAAACTTGTCTTCATGCAGGGTATCTTCCAGTTTCTGATATCCAAGGTTCAATAAGGTTTCCTGTACCTCAGGTGCAAGGGATACTTTGAGTGTACCACCGTAAAGCGTATCTTTCACGTTCGAACTGGAACGAGGCACCAGTTCTTCCTGGTACTCTATCGCATCTTGAAAGACACCATGGTTTTTCAGCCAATCCAAATTCACCGTCGGGTAGTGCATCATCCAATTGACAGGCATACGTTCATTAATCCAGCGATGAACGCTTTCAACTGCTTTCATATACAGTTGGCGATCAACATCTTTCTGACTCTGGCTACGTTCGCGATCCTTGACTTCCACAATCCAGGAAGTGGGGATACGAGGGGCATTGATGGTTGTCTTGACTACCCTGGTTGTGGATTTAGTGTTCTTAGACTTGGCTGTTATATTTGCCGAAGTAATGGCTTTGCGAGCTTCTTCCATACCGTCTTGAGCCGTTTGCAAGCTGTCTCGTATAGATTCACGAGCTTGATCAAGCCCGGAACGCAGTTCATCACGGAACTCATCAACAGCATCGCTGAAAGCATTTTTCGGACTATGCCGCTCTTCCTTCACGGAACCCATCCGCATTTTGGTAAAGCCCAGAAATACACTGACGACTACCAGCAGAACGCCCAGTCCAACCCACCAACTGGTTCCAGTGCGATGTGAGTTCTTGGATCGACGACCCATGACCATAGCAAGAACGATCAACCCACCCATTACGATGAAGATGAAATTGAAGTTCAGGTTAAAGGTGCCGTTAGAACTCATGATTTTTATCTGGGTTGAATGTCAGTATAGATCATTCGTTTAAAGTAGTTGTCGATTTATGTGAATATCAGGCGGTTCGCCACCGTAGTTTGCGGGAGGCTCTGGGCAGTGGCGCCGACCAGGGACTTGCTAATTGTATCACGATATTGGCTATGGTGAGAATAATCACTACAGCAGGAATTTCTCTACTGGCATTCAGATTTTCCGTGACTGCCTTTTCATTGCCCAGCATCATGATTCCAACGATGAGATAGCCCACAATTCCAGTGATCACGGTGGACCAGAAGTTGAAACGACTGGTGCGATAGCGCGGCGTTAATTCCCACCATCGTAGTGCAAACAGACCAACTCCGAAAAAGAATGCATGGTAGACCATGATCCAGAGCGTCTGCTGCCCAATCTGGTTACTGGTAATCGTGCGGGCATCGAAATTCAGTGGGCTCATGAAGCCTGACATGGCTCCGATGCCCAGGCCGCATGCCAACAGGATGGATCGCCGTGGCCAGGGGTCCCCTGGTCTTCCATCCCAGATTTTGCCGGTGATAAGAACTGTCCATGTCGTCAGGATCAGAGCGTTGAGCATCCCAAGATACTCACGAACGTGAAAATCACCTTTCACCGGGCCAACAATAGCTGCCCAGATCATAACACCGAGAACCGAAAACAGAGTGGCTTGAACCATAGACCAGAGCAATTCTGAGATCTTGTCTCGCCCCCAGCTGCCGGAGGAACTTAGTGGTACCGTGGCAGGCTTGCTTGGAGTAGCAGGGTAAGGAGTTGTCAACTGGGATGGGCTACCAGCCAGGGCAGCCACTGGTACAGGCATAGGTTTGGGCATGCTCTTAGGCACTGTCTTGCCTGCAATCTTAGCCACTTCTTCAGCAAACTGGCTGAAGGTCTGATATCGCTCTGCTGGATTCTTGACCAGTGATTTTTCGATGACTTCCTTATACTCCTTAGGCACCAGGGATAAATCAGCCTGGGAGGTGAGATGCTTCATCAATATCTCGCCCACTGTTTCACCATCAAACGGTAGTTTGCCAGTCATCATCTCATACAGCATGACACCGGCAGCATAGATATCAACCTGCTTGCCGTAGTTACCTGTTGAGATTTCCGGAGCCATGTAATGAACTGTACCGATCGATTGTGTCTGCGGACTTTTCTGAGTGCCACTGATGAATTTGCACAGACCGTAATCACCTACTTTGACCAGACCATTCTCGATAAAAACGTTGGCTGGCTTCAGATCGCGGTGCACGATTCCGCTTTCATGCAGCGTCTGCATGGCCAGGCAGAGTTCCTGGAAAATACTCTGCACCTGATCAATGGGTAAGCCTTCTGCGTGCCGGTTCAATACATGCGACAGGCTCTCCCCAGCTACATACTCCATGATGACCCAGTTATCGCCCTGTTCATCCATCTTGATGTCGTAAAGGGAAACCAGGTTTTGATGCTTCAGGTTGATGCACTGCTGCATGCCACGCAGTTCAACTTCTGCATTGCCGCGTACCAGCTTGAGGGCGACTTCCTTGCCTGCTTCAGAAACGGCATAGTAAACTTCACCAAACCCGCCCTGGCCAATGCCACGCTTGATGACATATCCCGATAGCGGGCGATCACCAGAGGTATACACGAACTTGGACATGACGTCACCTTATGATCACACGGTGCAAAGCCTGCTGTGCACCGTAATTAATTTCCGAGAAAACGCGGACCGACCGATTCCAGTTTCAAGCGTACTTCATCTACACAAATGGTTGATTTCATGGTCACCGGCGTACGTCCCTTGCAAGCCTGACCATCTATTTCGTAAGGCCCGGAACACTGTATAGCCAGGCTTTCCCCCTGACGCACAATGGCCAGCGGGCGTGACAACCCTGGCACCATCACATGTGTTCCTTCATGATCTCCCATCAGGCAAGCATCCGACATCAGTAAGACACCATCGATGCTTAAGGGCAGACGATGCCGACTGATGAGTTCAAGCCGGGCTGTACCACTGACAGCAAGGGGTTGCCTGAAGCGTATTTTGCAGGCAGTCCCCAGGGTCAACTCGTCGCCATCCTTGAGTACCACTTTTTCTACAGGTTTTCCATTTACCTGTACCTGACGTACTGCTTCGAGTACATACCCGCCTTCTTTATCGCGGTTCAAGTAGGCATGCAGTCGGGAAACATCAGCAAACAGGGGAATGTCAACGGTGGCATCTCCCGTTGCACGACCCAGGCTCACGCGAGGCGACAGACATAACAGATACCCGCCCACT is a genomic window containing:
- a CDS encoding serine/threonine protein kinase → MSKFVYTSGDRPLSGYVIKRGIGQGGFGEVYYAVSEAGKEVALKLVRGNAEVELRGMQQCINLKHQNLVSLYDIKMDEQGDNWVIMEYVAGESLSHVLNRHAEGLPIDQVQSIFQELCLAMQTLHESGIVHRDLKPANVFIENGLVKVGDYGLCKFISGTQKSPQTQSIGTVHYMAPEISTGNYGKQVDIYAAGVMLYEMMTGKLPFDGETVGEILMKHLTSQADLSLVPKEYKEVIEKSLVKNPAERYQTFSQFAEEVAKIAGKTVPKSMPKPMPVPVAALAGSPSQLTTPYPATPSKPATVPLSSSGSWGRDKISELLWSMVQATLFSVLGVMIWAAIVGPVKGDFHVREYLGMLNALILTTWTVLITGKIWDGRPGDPWPRRSILLACGLGIGAMSGFMSPLNFDARTITSNQIGQQTLWIMVYHAFFFGVGLFALRWWELTPRYRTSRFNFWSTVITGIVGYLIVGIMMLGNEKAVTENLNASREIPAVVIILTIANIVIQLASPWSAPLPRASRKLRWRTA